A genomic region of Platichthys flesus chromosome 4, fPlaFle2.1, whole genome shotgun sequence contains the following coding sequences:
- the ankrd13b gene encoding ankyrin repeat domain-containing protein 13B, translating to MISAKKTPEKSRYPIHYLVWHNKHRQLEKELATNEQPDLEYLDPRGRTPLHLAVTLGQLECTRVLLQNGADVSKENRNGWTVLQEAVSTRDPELVRLVLRYRDYQRTAKRLAGIPVLLERLRQAQDFYVEMKWEFTSWVPLVSRICPSDTYRVWKSGQCLRVDTTLMGFEQMTWQRGNRSFIFRGQGSSAEVMEVDHDRQLVYCETLCVSSLTALSPGQGNGGACSSNAASLGLLGAVQPSDEQVATRLSAPVVTTQLDTRNIAFERNRTGILGWRSEKTETVNGYEAKVYAASNVELITRTRTDHLSDQNKNKTKGGKTPLQNFLGIAEQHMGPNNGALVTQMSTPALTNPAALTAEEYFNPGLSPTQRDIGHQCQLTTKTQRFKAKLWLCESHPLSLAEQVAPIIDLMAISNALFAKLRDFIMLRLPPGFPVKIEIPLYHILNARITFSNLNGCEEGTGVRVDNEVGVDGDGQRDIPRTDTPSPGSDSSSVSSSSSTMSCRAGEIPPCVFEPPPGYTMLGGKQRDSMREEEEDLLQFAIQQSLLEAGSEYDQVTIWEALTNSKPGSHTVSCDPSRLERTPQHKPRPPSSLSSTPSKKQPTNCSYGEQLRIAMEISARELEEAELRRRQEEEELQRIIRLSLMDK from the exons CCTGATTTAGAGTATCTGGACCCTCGTGGTCGGACTCCTCTCCACCTGGCTGTCACACTGGGCCAGCTGGAATGCACCAGGGTCTTGCTGCAGAATGGAGCTGACGTCAGCAAAGAAAACCGCAATGGATGgactg TTCTTCAGGAGGCGGTGAGCACCAGAGATCCGGAGTTAGTGCGTCTCGTGCTCCGTTACCGTGACTACCAGAGGACTGCCAAGAGGCTGGCGGGCATCCCCGTCCTGCTGGAGCGACTGCGCCAA GCCCAGGACTTCTATGTGGAGATGAAATGGGAGTTTACCAGCTGGG TGCCCCTGGTGTCACGCATCTGCCCAAGCGACACCTACAGAGTTTGGAAGAGCGGTCAGTGTCTCCGTGTTGACACCACCCTGATGGGCTTTGAACAGATGACCTGGCAGAGAGGAAACCGGAGCTTTATTTTCAGAGGACAAG GGTCCAGTGCAGAAGTGATGGAGGTGGACCATGACAGGCAGCTGGTGTACTGTGAGACCCTGTGTGTCTCGTCTCTCACAGCGCTTTCACCCGGCCAGGGGAACGGAGGCGCCTGCAGCAGCAATGCAGCCAGTTTGGGTCTCCTGGGGGCGGTGCAGCCCAGCGATGAGCAGGTAGCAACCAGGCTGTCTGCACCGGTGGTGACCACTCAGCTGGACACCCGCAACATCGCCTTTGAGAG GAATAGGACGGGTATCCTGGGCTGGAGAAGTGAGAAGACTGAAACAGTGAATGGATATGAAGCCAAG GTTTATGCTGCATCCAATGTGGAGCTGATCACCAGGACCAGAACTGACCATCTGTCCGACCAGAACAAGAACAAGACTAAAG gTGGGAAGACACCACTGCAGAACTTCCTCGGTATCGCAGAGCAACACATGGGCCCAAACAACGGG GCCCTGGTCACCCAGATGTCGACTCCTGCGTTGACCAACCCGGCGGCACTGACTGCCGAGGAGTACTTCAACCCCGGCCTGTCACCGACTCAGAGGGACATCGGCCACCAGTGCCAACTCACCACCAAGACCCAGAG gTTTAAAGCCAAGCTGTGGCTGTGCGAGTCCCATCCTCTGTCCCTGGCAGAACAAGTGGCGCCCATCATCGATCTGATGGCGATCTCCAACGCCCTGTTCGCCAAGCTGCGTGACTTCATCATGCTGCGCTTGCCGCCTGGCTTCCCAGTCAAGATCG AGATCCCTCTTTACCACATCCTGAACGCCAGGATCACGTTCAGCAACCTGAATGGCTGTGAGGAGGGGACCGGTGTCCGTGTTGACAACGAAGTCGGCGTGGACGGGGACGGGCAGAGAGACATCCCCAGGACAGATACTCCATCTCCTGGCAGCGACTCCTCcagcgtctccagctccagctccacga TGTCGTGTCGAGCCGGAGAGATTCCCCCATGTGTGTTCGAGCCCCCGCCTGGATACACCATGCTAGGTGgcaaacagagagacagcatgagggaggaggaggaagacctGCTGCAGTTCGCCATACAGCAGAGTCTGCTGGAGGCCGGCTCAGAGTACGACCAG gtgaccATCTGGGAGGCGTTGACTAACAGCAAGCCGGGATCACACACCGTGTCCTGTGACCCGAGTCGTCTCGAGAG GACCCCCCAGCACaagccccgccccccctccaGCCTGTCCTCCACGCCCTCCAAGAAGCAGCCGACCAACTGCAGCTACGGCGAGCAGCTGCGCATCGCCATGGAGATCTCGGCCCGGGAGCTGGAAGAGGCGGAGCTGCGGCggcggcaggaggaggaggagctgcagcgcaTCATCCGGCTGTCGCTCATGGACAAATGA